CCGGACACAGAATCATGGCACCGCTTACGGAAGCGGCGATTCGGGAAGCGTTGCGGCAGTAGCCCCGGAGGTTGGTAGCTGTTACCGCCGCGTGCCCGACGGCAGTCTGCCGCAACCCAATTTGCATGCTAGAAAACACTGAGGCGAAGTGACTTGGTCGTGGCCCCGTGGACGATCGGCACGCCCTATCGTACTCTTACTGTTGCCGATATTTCCTAACCCGATGACGAGGCCCACATGTCCCGATCGTCCAGGAATGGCCCGTCGCACATCAGGGTGGTGATGGCGTGCTTAAAGGCGAGTTGATTCTCCCTTTTCCACCCGAACTGAATGTCGGGCGACGCTGAGCAGCTGGAGCGGCTTAGATCAGCGCTCGCACACCGCTACCAGATCAAGCGAGAGCTTGGTCATGGAGGGATGGCCACCGTTTACCTGGCCGAAGAGCCTCGCCATGCTCGCCATCTTGCTCTTAAAGTATTGCTTCCGCATCTGGCGGCTACCATCGGCGCGGACCGATTCCTACGCGAAATCAAGACAACCGCGGGTTTGACTCACCCGCATATCCTTCCGCTATTCGATTCCGGCGAGGCGGATGGGTTTCTCTTCTATGTGATGCCGTATGTAGAGGGCGAGTCCTTGCGCGATCGGCTGAAGCGGGAGATCCAGCTCCCAATTGATGACGCGTTGCGGATCGCAAGTGACATTGCTGATGCATTGGGGTTTGCTCACAGTCGACAAGTTGTGCACAGAGACATCAAACCGGAGAATATTCTACTCGAAGCGGGCCATGCGATTGTAGCAGATTTCGGTATCGCGAAGGCGCTTACTGATGCGAGTGCAGACGTGCTGACGGCCACCGGCCTCGCAATCGGCACTCCGCAGTACATGAGTCCCGAGCAGGCAGTAGCAAGCCCTAACTTGGATGGACGCAGCGATTTGTACAGTCTCGCCTGTGTGCTGTTTGAGATGTTGGCCGGCGACCCACCGTTTGCGGGTTCAGCTCGGCAGGCGATTCTGGCTCGAAAGTCGCTCGAATCTCCACCTCGATTGCGAACCGTGAGAGAAACCGTTCCTGTGGCCGTGGAGGCGGCTATTGCGAAGGCCCTTGAAAGAGTACCCGGCGACCGGTTCCGTACCATGCAGCAGTTTGTGGACGCGCTTTCCACGCGGCAACCAGCGCGACGATCCGACAATAGAGAAACTAGCATTGCAGCGCGCTCGGTTGGTGAAGGCGTAGAGACCCTTCTCCCAATGGAGCTCAAACCGCTTGACGAGGAGCTCGACGCCTTTGGATTAACTCATCCCGGAAAAGTGCAGCGGGTAAATCAAGAGCACTTTCTGATATTCAGCGTCATGCGAGACGCTTCTTTTCACCAAACGAGTCTCCCCAACGGAAGCCGGCTCCCTTACAAAGGAGATCGTCGGGCATTCGTTGGAATGATCGCGGATGGCGTAGGCAGGGGCGCTTGGGGTGAGGAAGCGAGCAGACTTGCAATTGAGGTAATGGCGCAGTACTTGGTTCATACCGTCCGGTCGTACGACACCTCCAACGAGGCGAACGAGCAGGCATTTCTGAAGGGACTGCAGATGGCCGCGATCCAAGGTCAGGCGAACGTTGCGCAGAGGTCTTGGGAGACCCCTGGTGCGGCGGGAATGACGAGCGGGCTCACGATATATGTCGGGATATGGCCTCGAGCTTATATCCTGCACATTGGCAGTAGTCGTCTTTACGCACTAGTCGATGGCCAGGTCAGTGAAGTCACGAAAATGATGCGATCTCAGCAGACTGGAGACCAAGACGTGGCGACGGATCCCTTGGGGACGACCCAGGCGGCAGCGACGGCCCAAGGTGGCCAATTCGAAGGAAGCTTAGTCTTACCGGCAACCCTCACATTTCCACAGAGATGGGGGCAAGTCGGTCTCATGTGCACAAAAGGATTGACTAAGCACGTGCCGGAAGAGCAGATCGAAAAGCGCCTAAAGGTTGCGACGTCGGCGAAGCAGGCCTGTCAGGAACTCCTTGAAGACGCTCTCAATGCTGGAGGCACCGAGAACATCACCATGATCGTCGCCCGAACTCCGAATCCGCGCCAATAGCCCCACGAGGCTTGCCCAGTTCTACGCGAGTGCGATAGCCAATCGTCCGAGTATTTCCCCCAAATCCGGGCGTCCTTCGAGGACGGGCACCACCGGGTCGGCGCCCAGGCTCTCCATGCGTCCCACTGCCGTCTTGATTGTGAAGGCTTGTGGATTCAACGACTCGTTCACCTCGTCCCACGTGAGAGGCATCGATACCGACGCGCCAGGCAGCGGTCGCACGCTGAACGGCGCAACGATGAGCTGTCCATGCCGGTTCTGGAGGTAATCGAGATATACCTTGTCGCCGCGCTTCGTCACGTGGCGCGTGATTGTCGCAATGTCCTTCAATTCGCGCAAAGCGAGACGCGCGAGTAATTCGCCAAGCGTCCGGCACTGCTCGTACGTGAACTGGCGTCCGAGCGGGAGCATGATGTGCAGGCCCGTCTTTCCAGTGGTCTTCACATAGTTTGGCAAGCCGGCTGATTCGCAGATTCGGTGCAGCACCTGAGCTGTGCGAATGACGTCCGAGAACGGCGCTTCTTTCGGATCGAGATCGATCACGCACCAGTCCGGCAGCTCGAGTGAGTCCACTCTGCTGCCCCAGATGTGCAGCGGAATCGAGCCCATGTTCGCGATGTAGAGGATCGACTCTTCATCGTCGCAGACGAAGTAGCGAATGTCACGCTGCGTGTCCTGGCTCCAGATGGGAACGGTGCGCATCCATTCGGGCGCGAATTCCGGCGCATCCTTCTGATAAAACGACTTCCCCTCGATTCCGTCCGGAAATCGAGTGAGCACAACTGGGCGATTTCGGAGATACGGAAGCAGCCATCGCGAAACCGCCCGATAGTATTCGATCAAGTCGCCTTTTGTGTAACCCTCTCCTGGCCAGTAGATCTTTTTCGGATTCGAGAACGCGATCGTTTTCGAGACCGCAGCCTTGGGCGGCGGCGCAGGAGGCTCGGACGGTGCCACAGCCGCGGGCGCGGCGTCGACCGCGTCAGGGTGCCATTTCTGTCGATCGCACTCGTGCGGGAGCTTGTCGGTCCTCATTCCCATGAACGCGGAATGGCGCAACAGCCCGTCAGGCGTCCACTCGCGAAATCGCACTTCGCAGACATACACCGGGTCGACCCAGGTCGTCGTACTCGTCTCGGCGATGTCTTCACTTGCGAGCGGCTCGAGTCCCGGCGCAAGGCACGGCCCTGCACAAGGAGGGTTGGCGCGGACTATCGGGTCGAGCAGTGATTTCAATTCCCGGAGAAGCGCGTCGTTGAATCCGGTGCCGACACGCCCCGCGTAGACGAGCGTCCCGTCGATCTGATCAGCGAGCTGCAACGCGCCGAAATGACCGCGACTTCTCTTCGGCTCCGTGAACCCGACAATGACGAAATCGGCCGTCGGCTCAGCTTTGATCTTGAGCCAGTGGCCCGAGCGTCCCTTGCGGTAAGGCGAGTCGGCTTTCTTGGCGATGATTCCTTCCATGCCCATCGCCATTACCTGCTCCAGAAACGCTTCGCCCTCCCGCTCGATGTGATCGAGCGCGCGCAGCGGCCCTAGCTTCGGCACGACGTCGATCAGAAACTGCTTTCGCTCCGTGAGCGGGAGTGGGCGCAGATCGAAGTCCTCGAAAGCAAGGAGATCGAACGCGTAAAATGTCGCGGGCAGCTCCACGGCGGCGCGCTTGATGTCGATCGACGATGACAGTCGCCCACGGCGTTGTAACATCGCAAAACTCGGAAGTCCTTTCGAGTCGCACACGACAACTTCACCGTCGATGATGCATTCGTCGACCGGCAACGCTTTCACCGCGCGCGCAATCTCCGGAAAAACGCCGGTATAGTCGTTGCCGTTACGCGTGAGCAGCAGCGCTTCGCCCTTCGACTTGCTGGCGATCAACCGGTACCCGTCGAGCTTGAGCTCGAAGATCCACCCGTCGCGCGTGAACGCTTCGTCATGGGGCTCGGCGTGCATCGCTTCCACCGATCGTGAATCGACGCGCACACGCGGTGCACCGTTCTCCGCCAGCGCCTCGCGCAGCCGACTCTTTGGCACAACCCCGGCTTTTACTTCGTCGACCGTCAACCCCGAGAGCACCGACTCTTCAGGGAACTGATCGCCCGGGTGCTTCACATGGGCGTCGCGCTCCTTGATGAGCAGCCAGTCCTTCTCGCTCTTCTTGATCTTCACGAGCGTCCACTTGCCGTGGAGTTTGTAGCCCTTGAGCTCGAAGAGCAGCTTGCCTTTCTCGAGGCCGGTGCGCCAATCCTCGAGCGGCACCCACTCGCCGCGGTCCCAGACAATCACTCCGCCCGCGCCGTAGTTGCCCTCGGGTATCACGCCCTCGAAGTCGCCGTACTCGAGTGGATGGTCTTCGACTTTGACGGCGAGTCGTTTGTCGGCCGTATCGTACGAGGGCCCCTTTGGAACCGCCCACGAGCGCAGGACGCCGTCCATCTCCAAACGCAGATCGAAATGCAGCTGCCGCGCGGCGTGCTTGTGAACAACGAAAAGATGACCGGGAACGGGCGACACGGTTCCGACCGGTTCTGGGGACCGGTCGGCCGATCGCTTCGCGCGGTATGTGCTTAGGCTATCGCCGGTGCTGGGATCGCCGGGCGGCGTCATCCATATAGTATGCGCTCGGGACTAGCCTTTTTCATCTAACGCCACGGAATGGCAGTCGTGAGCGTGAGCACGTGACCCCGATACTTCTTGTCGGGATCGTTGGAGAATCGCATCTCGTACTCGTACTCCAGATCCGTGCGCATATTGCGCGACCACTCGTGCACCCATTTCAGCTGAGGCTTCCATCGCCTGTCCACGCGCGGCTCCTCGCCGATTTCCTCACCTTCTTCGTCGAGTAAGTCCACTGTTCGCTCGGGATACTGCACAGGTCTGTACTCCAGGCCTGCGAACAGCTCGGCGCGTTCGCCAACTTGCCGCCCGTAGCGCGCGCTATAAGTCTGCCGGTTGAATCGAAGCCGATGGATCTTCGGGAGATTCTTCTCGAAGCGGGCGGCGCCTTCCAGGGTTTCGTCGCCGAACCTTATGCGGGAATCGAAAGTGACGTACCTGTTGATCGCATTGCTGGTCGGAGCCTCGTCGAAATGGCGCTGCCGGTAGCCTGTAATGATGCGAAGGCGCACGTCATCGATCGGCCGGATCTCGATGCGCGGCAGAACGGCGTACTGATCTCCGACTTCCCGGTCTTCCGAGCTTCCTTTCAGGTAAATCTCGCCAGTGACTCCGACGAGGAGCATGTCGCCGAGGGGGATATCGAATCCCAGGCGGCCAAGCTGGCTTACACGGTCCCACCTGTCCGTGGCGGTGTACTGGTGAACGGCGACACCGTATTCCATGTAAACGCCCGGCTTGGAGCTGCGACTGC
This portion of the Gemmatimonadaceae bacterium genome encodes:
- a CDS encoding protein kinase; translated protein: MSGDAEQLERLRSALAHRYQIKRELGHGGMATVYLAEEPRHARHLALKVLLPHLAATIGADRFLREIKTTAGLTHPHILPLFDSGEADGFLFYVMPYVEGESLRDRLKREIQLPIDDALRIASDIADALGFAHSRQVVHRDIKPENILLEAGHAIVADFGIAKALTDASADVLTATGLAIGTPQYMSPEQAVASPNLDGRSDLYSLACVLFEMLAGDPPFAGSARQAILARKSLESPPRLRTVRETVPVAVEAAIAKALERVPGDRFRTMQQFVDALSTRQPARRSDNRETSIAARSVGEGVETLLPMELKPLDEELDAFGLTHPGKVQRVNQEHFLIFSVMRDASFHQTSLPNGSRLPYKGDRRAFVGMIADGVGRGAWGEEASRLAIEVMAQYLVHTVRSYDTSNEANEQAFLKGLQMAAIQGQANVAQRSWETPGAAGMTSGLTIYVGIWPRAYILHIGSSRLYALVDGQVSEVTKMMRSQQTGDQDVATDPLGTTQAAATAQGGQFEGSLVLPATLTFPQRWGQVGLMCTKGLTKHVPEEQIEKRLKVATSAKQACQELLEDALNAGGTENITMIVARTPNPRQ
- the ligD gene encoding DNA ligase D; the protein is MTPPGDPSTGDSLSTYRAKRSADRSPEPVGTVSPVPGHLFVVHKHAARQLHFDLRLEMDGVLRSWAVPKGPSYDTADKRLAVKVEDHPLEYGDFEGVIPEGNYGAGGVIVWDRGEWVPLEDWRTGLEKGKLLFELKGYKLHGKWTLVKIKKSEKDWLLIKERDAHVKHPGDQFPEESVLSGLTVDEVKAGVVPKSRLREALAENGAPRVRVDSRSVEAMHAEPHDEAFTRDGWIFELKLDGYRLIASKSKGEALLLTRNGNDYTGVFPEIARAVKALPVDECIIDGEVVVCDSKGLPSFAMLQRRGRLSSSIDIKRAAVELPATFYAFDLLAFEDFDLRPLPLTERKQFLIDVVPKLGPLRALDHIEREGEAFLEQVMAMGMEGIIAKKADSPYRKGRSGHWLKIKAEPTADFVIVGFTEPKRSRGHFGALQLADQIDGTLVYAGRVGTGFNDALLRELKSLLDPIVRANPPCAGPCLAPGLEPLASEDIAETSTTTWVDPVYVCEVRFREWTPDGLLRHSAFMGMRTDKLPHECDRQKWHPDAVDAAPAAVAPSEPPAPPPKAAVSKTIAFSNPKKIYWPGEGYTKGDLIEYYRAVSRWLLPYLRNRPVVLTRFPDGIEGKSFYQKDAPEFAPEWMRTVPIWSQDTQRDIRYFVCDDEESILYIANMGSIPLHIWGSRVDSLELPDWCVIDLDPKEAPFSDVIRTAQVLHRICESAGLPNYVKTTGKTGLHIMLPLGRQFTYEQCRTLGELLARLALRELKDIATITRHVTKRGDKVYLDYLQNRHGQLIVAPFSVRPLPGASVSMPLTWDEVNESLNPQAFTIKTAVGRMESLGADPVVPVLEGRPDLGEILGRLAIALA